The following DNA comes from Patescibacteria group bacterium.
AAATTGGTGTTGGTCGAGTAAACGCTAGCCGTGCGGTTGTAGGCGCACAAGCACCAACTGGTACGCCACCGAAGACCTCTACGATAGCTGGTGGGCGCATAGTGACGGTGACTGGGAGTAGTCGCGAGCCATTACTAAAAATCTTCTCTGGGGCGGGTCAGCTTGTGCAGTCGTGGTCGGTATATAAAGACTCGTTTGTGGCCGGAGGAGGCGTTGCGGTCAGTGAGAACTCTCGAACGGTTCCAGAAACTCGTGGCGTCAACATCAGCGCCATCATTCGCGGCGAACAGGTGGTGGTGGTTGGTGAAGGTGTTGGCGGGTTTGGACGGCTGCGAGTGTACGACACGGCTGGCACTATTAGCTCGCAGTGGTATGCATTTGATAAAGCAGTGCGGGTGCCGCTTTCTATTGCTGCGGGAAACCTGCAAGGAAATGGGGAAGGGGCAATTGCTATTATGCCGGCTGCTGGTGGTGGACCACAGGTACGAATTTTCAATTCCACCGGAAAATTACTTGGTCAATTTTTTGCGTATGACAAAAGTCTTCGTGGTGGATTTTCAGTAGCAGTTGGCGACACAGACGCGGATGGCAAAGCGGAAATAATTGTTAGCTCAACAACACTGAACCTTCCCGTTCGCGTTTTCACGGCTGAAGGAAGTTTGATGAACGAATGGCGGCCATACCCAACCTACCGCGGTGGCGTGAGCGTTGCAGCTGGGGACCTTGATGGCAATGGTGAAGTCTCAGTGATTACCGCACCCGTTAGCGGCGGTGGCCCGCACGTGCGGCTGTTTGACGGCCGTGGAAAGTTGCTTGGCCAATTCTTCGCCTTCGCCGAGTCGTTTCGGGGAGGGGTGTCGTTAGCTGTGGGCGACACGGACAGTGATGGCCGCGATGAAATAGTAGCGGCGCCAAGAAGTGGTGGTGGCCCACAAGTGCGTATTTTTAGCGGCCAAGGAAAGCTGCTTGGCCAATTCTTTGCATACACCCAAACGCTGCGTACCAACATTGCACTTACCGTACTTCGGTAACCTATGGTGCTTCGTCAATTAACACTTTTTTTCATTGCTGGACTGGCAGCATTTTTGACTGACTTCGGAGCGTACATGGTGCTAACGAGAAACGTTGCGCTGCTACAAAGCTTTTACCTTTTGGTAAGTATCTTTACCGCTACGCTCGGTCTTACGGTGTCATACCTCATGAATCAACTGTTGGCATTTCATGCGTCTGGTATGCCGTCACTCAGGCGGTACAAGCGTTTTTTCTTTGTATATGTGCTCGGTATTGTTTGGCAAAATTTGCTTTTGTACTGGTTTGTTTCTACGCAGCATTTGCCCGACGCCGTAGCGAAAGTTTTAGCCATTCTAACTGTGGGACTATTCTGGAATTTTTTACTCGCGAAACATTGGGTTTTTCGTTATACTAATTCCAGTATTACCCAGCCGTAAAGCATTATGGTGAAATCATTTGAAAAGAAGAATATCCTCGTTGTTGGTGGGGCAGGTTTCATTGGCTCGCATTTGTGCGATGAACTTGTAAAGACGGCGCACGTGTTGTGTCTGGACAATTTTTTGACCGGTACTGAAGAGAATATTGATCATTTACTGTCGAATCCAGATTTTTCGTTTATTCGTCATGATATTACGGAACCAATTGATTTGAGCGACCCGACCTACGGGTTAGCGAAGAGCAAGGCGCCATGGCAAGGGGTGCAGGAGGTGTATTTTCTTGCCTCGCCAGACGCCCGAGGGGATATTGATCGTTTTCCAGTGGAGACGATGATGGTGAACTCGGTTGGTCTTCGAAACGCTCTTGATTTGGCACTCAGTAGCAAAGCCACCTTTTGTTACGTATCGTCAGACGCCATTTACGGCTCACTGGCGGACACCGCAAGTCACATCAAAGAAACAAACGCTGGTATTGTGCGGCATATTGATAACTACAGTTCGTACGCCGTGGCACAGCAGTTTGGTGAAGCCATTGTTGAAACCTATCGCCGTAATCGTGGGTTGGATGTGCGGGTGGCACGAGTCTTTAATACCTATGGGCCACGGATGACACTGGACGCAACTGATCTCGTGGCTGATTACACCCGGCGAGCGGCTAATGGAGAAGCAATACTTTTGTTTGGTGGTTCTGAAGCTGTCAGTTCGTTTTGTTATGTGACCGACACCGTGAAAGGGTTGCAGCGCATTATGGCGGCTGGCGACGAGCAACCGGTAAACATTGGCAGCGATCAGCCAGTTCGAGTTATGGAGTTGGCGCAGATGGTCATGGCTCTTGTTGGTGCCGAAGTCGAAGTTGTCATTCGTTCAGACTATACCGACGGCCACCGGGCGCACCTTGTGCCAGATATAACGCGTGCCAAAGAAACGTTGAGCTGGTTTCCG
Coding sequences within:
- a CDS encoding GtrA family protein — its product is MVLRQLTLFFIAGLAAFLTDFGAYMVLTRNVALLQSFYLLVSIFTATLGLTVSYLMNQLLAFHASGMPSLRRYKRFFFVYVLGIVWQNLLLYWFVSTQHLPDAVAKVLAILTVGLFWNFLLAKHWVFRYTNSSITQP
- a CDS encoding GDP-mannose 4,6-dehydratase — translated: MVKSFEKKNILVVGGAGFIGSHLCDELVKTAHVLCLDNFLTGTEENIDHLLSNPDFSFIRHDITEPIDLSDPTYGLAKSKAPWQGVQEVYFLASPDARGDIDRFPVETMMVNSVGLRNALDLALSSKATFCYVSSDAIYGSLADTASHIKETNAGIVRHIDNYSSYAVAQQFGEAIVETYRRNRGLDVRVARVFNTYGPRMTLDATDLVADYTRRAANGEAILLFGGSEAVSSFCYVTDTVKGLQRIMAAGDEQPVNIGSDQPVRVMELAQMVMALVGAEVEVVIRSDYTDGHRAHLVPDITRAKETLSWFPVTLLKDGLKRTVEDLRASRGLVHPAA